DNA sequence from the Nicotiana tomentosiformis chromosome 3, ASM39032v3, whole genome shotgun sequence genome:
GAAAAGCCAATAAGATCATGCTATGTGtaaaaatgacaaggcatgccaagtcaaattaaaaggccaataaaatcgcgccacatgtgcaagtgacatgttctggccaatcaaatatggcattgtcacacttcaatctgattggtcggaaagagtttattctcatcataactcttcccttccacaactataaatagtggtCTTCATAACCTAGAAAAgggaccagaagttataacaagaaaaACACAAGGAAGCTCGTGGATCAAAGGCAACAATTCTCTGCAAACTGCAAGTGTTCAAGCATTCAAGCACTtcaacacaaatttcaagtattcaagatcaagaacgGAGTCAAATTAAATACAAGGCGTTCAAGATCAATGCTACTTGTTCGTGATACAATTCATAGCAACAATCAAAGTGTTCGCGGCGGATAAATCAAATTAAAATttaagatcaagctcaaaggcccttgaatttatattgaaaAAGTAGAATTAGAGGAATCATAAGTAAGACTCAAATTACTCGAAATCAAATattacgattgttgcaatattttcggtcttgattttattttttcgaCGCAATGTATTGTCTACACACGTAATAATACTATTAAGGATAAAAATAGTAGTAATACTTTTTTATTATTCAATAATGACAGTGACAACTACATTTTAGTTCTTAACAATCTATGATTCATTATATTAATACGAAATAAATGTCGACAGAGATAAATGACATGAAGTATGAATACGCATATTTATAAGAGAAAATTTCATTCTTCCACGAGTAAAGGAAATCACTTTGTCCTTTCTAGCAAAAAAATATTGTGTTTGAGTTTGCACGGAGTtcaattaaaaaaagaaatttttaaaaatttatggtcCGAAATGTgtctataaatcatctcattaaaaATAACGTAAATATTTTAAGATTCAATTAttactaaatataaaaatatattattcttTTGGTACTTAAAAAAAAAGTATCACATAGATTAAAACGGGAGGGGTACCAAGTAATCAAATATTAAAAGTTTATTTGATCAAGATACCAAACACAAATGGTGCGGTGATCCTCATCTATAAAAGTGGACAAATGGTGAAAGCAGAAGTAAAGGAGAAATGCTACTCCTTTGTGACATAGCCACCAAACTTGGTTATTGACCTACCATCTTTAATGCAAAACCTTTCTTTATTAAGCCAAGCAAAGTAAAACCTACTCATTGCTTCCTTGTCCCATTTCCATTGGATTGTCAAAAATAGCCATTACTTTATTTAATTCAATTCTTTCTGCTCTTTGATTGTAATGTTTGACGTGTTATGTTTGTAACGTTTTTATTATCTTTTCTTTAGTTCTAAAGTTGATCTGATTTCCTTCAGCCAATCTTATAGAGCCATCAATTCAATTCTTATACGTTAGCCTTCTCTTTTTTGAGAAAAATCTAAGaaccaagaaaaagaaaaatctatTACGTATATATCTTAGACTTCACCACTCTTGTAACGTTATGGTGCTTACTTGTCATTTTCTCCTGCCTTTTTGTTTATTTATAACTTTCTTGGTTTTACTTTTGTTCTGCTTTAGGTTTGTCTGTGGTTGACGTATCTTGAATTATTTGTTGTGGAACAGTGTGaaacaaaacaagaaaaaaacaTATTTTTCCAATAATAATTGGTTATAGTATACTTCTATGCAAACTATGATATTCTCTTTCGAGGCGAATCCAGAATTTTAACATGATGGTAGTGCAATATTTTGTTCAATCAGTATACCCTAAAGACTTTTAACATTCAGGGTGTCAAgtgatttaaatatatatataagactTCTACCGAAATTTATAGGTCCGTTGACTACTCAATATAACACATAGGTCCGCCTCTGATTTTCTTTGTACTCTTATATCCATCTTGAAGTATTATTATTGGAGGAAAAAAGTACTCCATATTATTAATCAAACATCTAATATCTCTGGGAAAATATATTGCTCCTAATAGATAATAGTTGAACTAAAGCAAATTCTCAAAATCATTTTTGAAAAGTCTAAAAAATGGTATGAATAGGACAAATCAAGGCACTTTTGGATGAACAAGGAATCATAAAACGAGACTTGATTTAGGACTTTATTGTTTCAAACCTTCCAAGTTCAACcacttataaaaaaataaaaataaaaacaaagaagaagcaCACATTTCAAGTTCAACCATTGCCCTTCACTGTATTGTATTTAGACAAACATTTTTAGTGCACTTTCATGTAAATGATTTAAGAGCATAGTTGACATAAATTTGCACAAAAGAGGAAAAAGCAATAAACCTTGTTTTgggttaaaaaagaaaaaagaaagagggAGAGAATTTAATGTCAAATTTAAAACTTGAAACATAGTTGAAAACAACATATAACCCCAAATACCTAATTTCAACAATAAAAGGAAATGCAATATGCAAAGGCAGCAACAGGCGTACATTAGCAGTAAACCCTTTGAAAAGAATGGAACACATGataattgacaaagaaaataatGGAGACATTATTTAGGTAATGGCTGACCTGCCAAGAAAGGACACGTGGTGTTTTCATGGAAAGTCCATGAACTCCCTTTTgttttttttatgtgaaaaatgtacaaaacaattcATAAGCATTGTCTGTCTGGTGCATTGATTGGAGTTAGATAATTGTATCTACACGTGTCCTCTTAAGGAGTACACCAAGTGGTAAACATTTTTTCTTGAATCCCTTTGTTCAATTTCTCTCTCATGTGCAacttctaaaaaataaaaatcttgaGAATGGGGCATTTCTTTTCTGGCCATAGTTAAGAGTCTGCAAGCTATTTGATAAAAGGATTTTGTTGGTAAGCATAGTTTTCCACTGTTTTGAGCGGAATTTTTAGTAAATTTGGCAGCTTTTTTATGTTATAGTTATTAGGAAACTTGGATAATTTGTACTGCTCCTTAGTATCTGCTGCATagagattctttttttttttttgttgggttTGAGGGAGAACGAGAATTTATTTAGTAAATGACTCATATTTTGAGAGGTGGACATGAGTTACCTCAGATCCATGAAACCCAAGTTACATGTGGCAAAAAAGTTTGTATCTTTTTAGGGTTTTCTTGTGATTCTTGATTAGGTGTCTGTTTTTTTTACCTCTCCTAGGTTCTTTTTCCATGATTCTTTTGCTTTCCCTTGTTGAATTCATGGATAAGGCTTTGATTTTGTCGTTTTCCCCATGCTGTTGTGTATTTAAGGGTTGGTGTTGGTGGAGATAGGATTTGCTCTTCTTGTTCTTGATTTTTTCTCCTACAGGGAATTGCATAATTCTAGTTTACAGAAGTTTGGATCTGTTTACAGCTGCAGATCTCCCTCATACCCTTGTTTGTCTCACTAATCTGGAGCTTGTTCCACTTATTATTTGGTCTTTTTTAGTGTACCCTTTATTTCTTGTAGAGTGCTGTTGACTGAGATCTTCTTGCCCATTCAGTTTTATCTTTCCCCATTTTGTGGATTCCTAGCTCATCTCCTTGTGCTTTAAATTTAGCTGTCTTTCCCCATTTTTGTGGATTCCTAGCTCATCTCCTTGTACTTGTAAATTAGCTGTCtttccccctttttttttttggattccTACCTCATCTACTTGTGCTTTTAATTTAGCTGTCTTTCCCCATTTTTGTGGATTCCTAGCTCATCTTTTTTTGCTTTTAGTTTAGCTGTCTTTTCCAATTTTTGTGGATTCGTAGCTCATCTCCTTGTGCTTTTAATTTAGCTATTTTATCGCGCTTGTAAATTTCCCTTTAAAGCAGTCCTACTCTGCGAAACATAAAGCTTGGTGCAAATTTGTTGGTGGAACCGCGGAAGGGGCTTTGATGGGCTAACGTGGTTGACTCCTAGTTTGGGGAGATTCATTCGTAGCTTTTGCATATTGTTTTCCTGTAGAAAGAATTAATGGAGGAGTTGTCTCCAGCTGTTGCTGTTACACTCAGCTTAAGCACCTCTATCTGTGATAACCCTGCAATTTCGAACAATATGGAAATCACAAGGCTCAAATTAGTGACTGACACAGCTAGCTTACTTTCAGATCATCCATCTTTGTTGCATGTTGAGCCCAGTACCAGTTGGGATGGAAATAGCAACAGTATGAAAGCTGAGGTGGGTAGAGTTCCCTTTTGTGGTCCATTGCAGACTGTATTGGGAGCTGAAAATGGCCTGATTGTTAGCGATAGCATCATTCAGGGAAATGAAGAAGACGAGATTTTATCTGTTGGAGAGGATCCTTGTGCAATTAATGGGGAGGAGTTGTTGCCACTGGGTGCTAGCTCGGAGTTAAGTTTGCCAATTGCTGTTGAAATCGAGGGTATTGACAATGGTCAAATACTTGCCAAAGTCATAAGTTTGGAGGAAAGGAGTTTTGAGAGAAAGATCAGTAATCTGTCCGCCATTGCTGCTATCCCAGATGATGAAATTACTACTGGCCCTACGCTAAAGGCATCCGTAGTGGTTCTTCCGTTGCCCAGTGAGAATGAACCTGTCAAAGAAAGTGTCAAGAGTGTGTTTGAATTGGAATGCGTGCCACTCTGGGGCTCTGTATCTATCTGTGGAAAGAGACCAGAGATGGAGGATGCTCTTATGGTTGTTCCTAATTTCATGAAAATACCTATCAAAATGTTTATTGGTGATCGTGTGATTGACGGACTAAGTCAACGTCTGAGTCACCTGACATCTCATTTTTATGGTGTATATGATGGTCATGGAGGATCTCAGGTATAGTGTTTCTTTTATGTGTTTATATTGATTGATTAGCCAATTAAATACTCCTTTAGATAAATCAAATTTTCCATACATCATTTATTTCAGACCTCACAATTATCTTGTACACAGTGCACCAGCCATTTCTTCATCCCATAATTTCAGCTGTGTAGCATTTCAGCAAGATAAAAATGTGTCAATTTAACTTCTCCAGGTCGAACTACCTGGTTATGTGTTCTACCATCAGTTTAAATCCTCATCAAGTCGACTTAATGAGAACTAAGTTTAATATAACTGACTGCTGTTTTGTCATGCAGGTTGCGGATTATTGCTGCAAACGCATTCATTTAGCATTAGTTGAGGAGTTAAAACTTTTTAAAGATGATATGGTGGACGGGAGTGCAAAGGACACACGTCAGGTGCAGTGGGAGAAGGTCTTTACTAGTTGCTTTCTCAAGGTTGACGATGAAGTTGGGGGGAAAGTAAACAGTGATCCCGGTGAAGACAACATAGATACCACTAGCTGCGCCTCTGAACCTATTGCCCCGGAAACTGTGGGGTCCACTGCAGTTGTAGCGGTGATATGTTCATCTCATATTGTAGTTTCTAATTGTGGGGATTCAAGAGCAGTCCTTTATCGTGGCAAAGAAGCAATGGCACTGTCAATTGATCATAAAGTAAATCACACATTTAGCATTACCTTTTGTCtccttttcccttttcttttcttttttttcacatACACGCTTGTCTTATTCTGGCAGGAAAGAATGTGGTTGATCCATTACCATCTCACTCTTTTACCTTGTATTCTTTTACCAGCCAAGCAGAGAAGATGAGTATGCTAGAATTGAAGCATCTGGTGGCAAGGTCATTCAGTGGAATGGACATCGTGTTTTTGGCGTCCTTGCAATGTCAAGATCTATTGGTTGGTGTACTAAACCTTTCAGCTTGCATATGTTGAGTATTATCTACTGATGCTGTGGTGTGCAATGGATTTTCTTGATACCTGTTTTCTTTGGCTTCCGTCAGACGGCTACCTTCTCGTCTTGACAGTCTGTTAAATTTGGAGAATTCTATTTGCTTCACCATAATCCAAAATGCTCCTTCTTAGTGATCGCATATGGTCCTGTTAGTCTATAACTATGACAAATGATGACTAGTTTGCATTTGAACTAATAAACTACATTTCTGAATTTAACCTTGGCTTCTGACTTTAGGTCATTATATATGCCGACTGAGCTCTTCATCTGTTTTTTTATGGAGATTATCTCTACATTTAATCCTCTATTTTAGCTGTTCTGCATGACTTTGAGTTCTAGTTACAGAGAAATGCTTACTATTTGATCTGTAAAGAGATTGAGATGTAGCATCGCTGATTATTAGTTCCGTCAAACTTGAACTAAAACTTTTCAGCAGCAACAAATATGCCTCAGTCACAAACAAGTTGGGGTTGGCGGTATGAATCCTCATTTCTTTCTGTAAGCACAACTCATATCAtcatcatgccaaaataaagtaAAAGTGAGTTAAAAAAAGATAGatatttatatataaataatagtaataataataataataatgttgaaAGTTCTCTACCAAGTCTAAAACCTATTCCCAACTAACAGGTATCACCTATATGGATCTTTCTCCTCCTTCATGCCCTATCTTTAGCTAAGTCTGTATTAATTCCAAGGATTTGTAGGTCTAACTAAAACTTTTCAGGAACTAGACAAATTGAATTCTCTGGAAAACCAAACTGCAACGCAAGATGGAATACTAATAGAAAACAATCAATAAAAGATAAGAAagaaataaggaactgaagataagaGTGAGATTCACTTGGAAAACATTGAACAGTGTAGTATGGTGAAAAGTAACTCAATAAATAGAAATTTCATGGTTGTACCCATCAAAAAGAGAACCCGTGGGATCTTTAGGGAATGTACATCAGATTTTGCATGGCTAATGCCGAGATTCAGCTATTAGTGCCCAAGTTAGAAGACAGCTACTGTTACAGAAGATGCTTTCTACACTTTCTCATGTTATTTTAGGTTCACTGTTGCCAAGGAGTGTTCCTGTCAAAGATTTTGTATGCCAGTAAAAAATTTCGAGAAATTCTAGTGCTAGAGAACTTAAATCTTTAGAAATATTGGATTGGGTCTTAGTGGAGCTCAATTTCACCTGACCTTCATTTAATAGACTCATATGTCAAGGTGCCATGTCGTTCTGCAGCCTTTTCCACATCTTCCTGTTGAGTCAAATTATGCTCCTGATTATCCGTCTCTCTTGATTATATTTACCCTTTCTATCAAACTAGATTTGTTAGTGAAATTTTATTGGTTCCCTGCTCTTTCCTTTCTTTCAATTAGTTATTTTGGACGGATTGTGAATGGGTTGCCACCTTATGCATTGTCCGAGAATCACATTATTGCGTGCTTTTTTACAGATCATGCTATGCATATTCCGCATTGCTTACATGTCAAAAGGAAAATTATTCATCTTAttgaaaagaaaaggagaaaaattgaAAAGTATTCATCATTTTGGCGGTCAACTCTTTATTCATGTATACTCTTTTTTACCCTCAGGCGACAGATACTTGAAACCATGGATTATACCCGAACCAGAAGTTATGTTTGTACCACGAGCTAGAGAAGACGAATGCCTAGTTTTAGCTAGTGACGGGTTGTGGGATGTCATGTCAAATGAGGAAGCTTGTGAAGTAGCTAGACGACGAATTCTGCTATGGCACAAAAAGAATGGGACTAACCCTCTGCCGGAAAGGGGCCAAGGAGTTGATcctgctgcacaagcagcagcAGAGTATCTCTCGTCGATGGCTCTTCAAAAAGGTAGCAAAGACAATATATCTGTGATTGTGGTGGACCTTAAATCTCAAAGGAAATTCAAGAGCAAATGTTAAGAGATGACAATGTTAACCCACACTTTGGTTTTTAGCATAAATCTATATACGGCTATGGGGTATAATCTCATTATTACATAACTCGGTCCATCCATTTTTTATGGGCTTAAGGTCTGTGTATGAGAATAGTGTTTAGCATGTATTTATAGAAAAACAGTTTAACAAATGACGTTTATCCAAATTTTTGGTGTTATGCCAGCAACTGGCTATGTAAATTGAGCATGTTGTAGCAATATCAAAGGTGCAAGTTCTTTGTTCTTCCGTTTAGTGTACGATAAAATAGAAAAGCCACGACAGTAGTTCTGGATTCGGCTGAACCTGTAGTAGCTTTAGCTCaaactttgtatttgtattaacaatttcactctctctctctctctctctctctctatatatatatatatatatatatatatatatatatatatatatatatatatatacacggcTGAACCTGTAGTAGCTTTAGCTCaaactttgtatttgtattaacaatttcactctctctctctctctctctctcatatatatatatatatatatatatatatatatatatatattaatgatCTATCCCGAAACCAATAAGCAAAAAGAGTTTGTGGTTTAAAATTCATGAACATAAGATTTTGGATCTGCCTTTGTTCGTGTTGTGTGCATTTTGAGCTTGTTGCCATTTTATGACTTAATACGCTCTGTATGGTTGTCTTAATTTTCAGTTGGTTGTTCTTAATTACAAGTTTTATTCTTTCTTATTTTTCTACATTTTATTGGCGTCGTTGGATTTAATGAGGTTAAGAACTCCTATCGACTCACAGGTTATATTTAGGATGGCCTGGACACCACGGTTATGGAAAACAATTCAATGACGATGTTGGCATCAATAGTTAATTCATTAATTTCTTTTCCTACTGAGGTAAAAATAAacttatttgttttttttatcAGATAGTATTGTATCCCCGAGTCTATAGCACCTTAAATTCAATTCGCTATAAGTTTATGTATAGATTCCTAGGTTGGGACGAAAACTCTAAAATTTAAAACattaattaaaatttaattaatttccaTGGATGAAGAATGAAGAAAAATGGaacaaaaaaattaaacaaaGAGAGACTTTTCATTACCAAGGCTCCTGGAGTACAAAGAATACTTTAATAACATCATATAGAATTATTAAAGTTCAttaaaaaaggaaagagaaaaggGGTGACTAGCAAGGATAATAGCAAGCATAAAAAGGACCATCAAAGCCAATCTGGCTTGGGGTCCAAATTTCTGCTTgcaaaatgaaaaatattttggcTCAACATTGCCTTGATCACacaatatttttgtatatatttagtAACATGTGTTTGTTACCTTTATTGATGGGATCATCGTTCCAATTGCAACCAATAAAAAAAGATAGATTAAAAATAAGTATTCacatttaaaaaaaatcttatttaCGACCTTATTATAAGGCTGCCCCGTCTCAATTTATATGAGGTATTAAATTGAGCATGGAGTTTAGGAGAACAAGAATTTTTTTTGAAACTTTTGGTCTGAAACAAATCATTGAAATTTTTGTAGCTATAAATCATCTCACTAAAGGTAAAATATAAATCAAAATCTGAGCCATTTTTGTTTTAGTTCTAGAAATATAGTTAACTAGTCTTCAGTAgctcttgttgtttttctttACTAACTCTGGATAATCAAAGTAACCATGAGTGTCCTTTTATAGCTAGTAAAACAGCTGCAGAATATGtcaacaacatacccaatattatCCCATACCGTGAGGTATGTGGAAGAtaatgtgtacgcaaaccttacccctatcttgtgaggatagagaggctgtttctaatagaccctcggctcaggaaagcataagcactatattaatgaaaatatagacaagaagggacatataaaagcagaataaaaataataagacagtaaggtgatcaacaatgaaagaaaacaacggttagtcataaaaacctactaccaacagaaggcgagactgcgtgccaatactactgttatgaacactctagattaCCTACTCTACTATCTTAATtttcgacctccataccttcctatcaagggtcatgtccttggtcagctgaagctgcgccatgtcttgcctaatcacctctccccacctcttctttggcctacctctacctctccgtaggccctccaatgtcaacctctcacacctcctcaccgggacGTCTGTGCTTCTACTCCTCACATGACCAATccacctaagtcgcgcttcccgcatcttgtcctcaatgtCAAGCTACAGAATATGTCGAAATCTAAATTTTATGAttggattttggaaatttggaataTGTAATTAGATTGAGAGTATTTGTTACCATAGGTCTTGGAAATTTGAAATATATACTCCTATTATATTCTGAAAGTTAATTTGTTACcaaatttatttaaattttgcaAATTAATGGTTCTATCTAACCACTTACTATAATATACACATACTCACGGAGAAGTTCGCACGCATATGCATATTAAACAGAGGGGTGTGTAATACCTAACAATGTTATCGACAAAATTTCATATGGAATGCGCTTTCAACTTTAATTAGAGGTCTGGATAGATCTTCAAGTATAAATCCACGTGGAATGCACTTTTAACTTTATAGGCCATTCACATCGTTCTAGACACCGAATGAttatacaaaacaaaaataagaattaTGTAAACGTCAATTAACCAACACAATTCAAATTACCGATATATACCGATAAATGTATGACATTCCTCTTCTGCTaataaatttgtgtgaaaatttcacaattaaattaaaacatttAAAAATTCATAAGCATCCAcgataaggaaaaaaaaattcaaaacaaacTAAATGTTAAATTATATCCCATGAAGATGCTAGACCATAATCCATAACGTGCTTACGTTATTTTATATTATtcacaaaataattttttaaaattgctTAAAGTTGACTCATGGATCTTAATTAACTAAGCTTGATTTATAAATCAACTGCGAATTTATGCCATCTACTAAAGGAGGCGTTCAGCTTAGTTTATGAAGAAAAAAAGGTCACTAGTTTGAAACGATGTGGATTTGCTTTGATTTTTCTAAGAGCTTTTGTAACAATACATCTGTTTTGGACAAATGACAGGCTAGTTAGAACGATAAAAAGTCATTAATTTGCCTGGACGCCAGATTAGTGGCATTAACGTGAGAGACTTGATTACCGATTAGTAGAAGACTAGAAGTAGAACCAGTGTAATGCACTCAATTCATGTGCATAATTTTAATCATTTATTTTCCATGACAAAAACAGGGC
Encoded proteins:
- the LOC104108656 gene encoding protein phosphatase 2C 16-like isoform X1, translated to MEELSPAVAVTLSLSTSICDNPAISNNMEITRLKLVTDTASLLSDHPSLLHVEPSTSWDGNSNSMKAEVGRVPFCGPLQTVLGAENGLIVSDSIIQGNEEDEILSVGEDPCAINGEELLPLGASSELSLPIAVEIEGIDNGQILAKVISLEERSFERKISNLSAIAAIPDDEITTGPTLKASVVVLPLPSENEPVKESVKSVFELECVPLWGSVSICGKRPEMEDALMVVPNFMKIPIKMFIGDRVIDGLSQRLSHLTSHFYGVYDGHGGSQVADYCCKRIHLALVEELKLFKDDMVDGSAKDTRQVQWEKVFTSCFLKVDDEVGGKVNSDPGEDNIDTTSCASEPIAPETVGSTAVVAVICSSHIVVSNCGDSRAVLYRGKEAMALSIDHKPSREDEYARIEASGGKVIQWNGHRVFGVLAMSRSIGDRYLKPWIIPEPEVMFVPRAREDECLVLASDGLWDVMSNEEACEVARRRILLWHKKNGTNPLPERGQGVDPAAQAAAEYLSSMALQKGSKDNISVIVVDLKSQRKFKSKC
- the LOC104108656 gene encoding protein phosphatase 2C 16-like isoform X2, whose translation is MKAEVGRVPFCGPLQTVLGAENGLIVSDSIIQGNEEDEILSVGEDPCAINGEELLPLGASSELSLPIAVEIEGIDNGQILAKVISLEERSFERKISNLSAIAAIPDDEITTGPTLKASVVVLPLPSENEPVKESVKSVFELECVPLWGSVSICGKRPEMEDALMVVPNFMKIPIKMFIGDRVIDGLSQRLSHLTSHFYGVYDGHGGSQVADYCCKRIHLALVEELKLFKDDMVDGSAKDTRQVQWEKVFTSCFLKVDDEVGGKVNSDPGEDNIDTTSCASEPIAPETVGSTAVVAVICSSHIVVSNCGDSRAVLYRGKEAMALSIDHKPSREDEYARIEASGGKVIQWNGHRVFGVLAMSRSIGDRYLKPWIIPEPEVMFVPRAREDECLVLASDGLWDVMSNEEACEVARRRILLWHKKNGTNPLPERGQGVDPAAQAAAEYLSSMALQKGSKDNISVIVVDLKSQRKFKSKC